In Plectropomus leopardus isolate mb chromosome 17, YSFRI_Pleo_2.0, whole genome shotgun sequence, the DNA window CTTTGCTGGGTGCGTCGGTCGTGCTGCACGTGAACGGCTGGGGTGGGTGGAGCTTGTGCTTACGGCAGAACTCGTGCGGTGAGAGGCTGTAGTGCTGCCGTACTTCGTGCAGGTCCGACTTGGCGGCAATCACCACACATGGCGTCTTGCTATCTATGAAGTATTGCTGCCCAAACACAACCGTTGAATGTTATTAGTTACATCATGTGGGTATGCAGTGCCCCAGGAATGGCATTTTCTGCAGCCCAGAAGCTAACGTCACCCCGGTTCCCTCGTCTAAAAGCCGATGGGGTTTTTCTaatggattttggatcattgcagaaaatatggtaaaaaaacatttatgatacacattttgttcagcaagatcattttcacaaatgaacgCCACTTTAAGGAATGCAAGCCCAcatgcaattgccagaagtaaaaagctatcgCTAGACTAAGATGAACTACACTATGGTCGCGTCACTGCTATGAGGAAGTAGAGACGTTTTCAGCACGGCTTGATGTGATGACATTCTTCAGAATCTCTCGCCACATGTTAGCGGCCTtcgttttttaaacacaaaaaatcctCAAAGTTCGTAGTGGGGTATttgctgacatattttttttgttgtagaacaaaacatgaaagtctcttcagcttgtgtttaccacagaccttttttcagGCTTCgaaacaaaaatacatctaAAAGAAACAGACTCtgagggaaccggaggtgctgaaatgctaatgcTTTCCATGTTTAAGGCCTCAGTACTCGGCTTCTTTATAGCAGGATAAGCGTGTCTGATGAGCTTTTTGCAATGTTCTGAAACATACCTTGTACACTTTGGCACAGTATTCAAAGGAGCGTGGATTGTTGATGTCATACACCAGGCAGACTACATCACAGGCTAGGTCCGTCTCTGACAGGAAGTCAAAATCTGGCATCACCTCGTGGAGCTTGTGGTATGCAAGACAGGGGAAAGAGTGCAGAGACGGAGGGATTCACATTTTCAAGAGTACTAATACTGATAAAAAGCCAAGTGCAATAAACAAAATACCAATAATCAGATATCGAGTAAATGCTTTTTACCAGCAGGTACTTCTCCTGACCGTAAACATAGGTCGTGCTGATGGCATAGAACGACTTGTGGTCTTCTCTAATCCGCCTCTGTTTCTGTGGTGGAAAATAAACAAGGTCAGACTTCAGTCAAAACTATTTTGCTCCAACTCTGGAAATTGACTAAATTACACACAGTTTAATGAAGTGCTCACactgacattttgacttttgtttgtctttagtCCACTCTGGGGTCGGGGTTCTTGCAGTGTAGAAATTTTCCCCACAGTGATTCACGGTAGCTCAGCAgcatcattttttgtctttcttggaaattacttcatttattctaatttttgtAGATAAGCATTATTGTAAGGCTATCATGACGTATATCGTTgctttatacattaaaaaaatgacacactttaaaacaaatgaaatacgtGTTCATTGTAAAATGCAGAACTCAGAGTAGTGAGGCACACTAAGAGGCGCAGCGTGTTTCCAGCTGACATGCTTTGGTTGCatctggttgctatgatacagaATATTCACAAAAGTAAAGGTGAAATTCCTGTTTTGGATCAAGGGAGGGCTGACGTAAGTCTGTGTGGATTAAGTATCAATATCTCTTCAGCTGTTGCTGTTGGTGAACAGTTGCAGCATTTTACccaaagtttaatatttttccaactcttaagtgaccagaaaaaaaacagcaacgcGCCGCgctcagcacaaaaacaatgctCACGTAATGCTGCTGACATTTGTaggacagacaaagacagataaATATGCTGCACTCCCATGATatatggaaaaaacacaaacatagcAGTTGTGGCAGTTGCTTGCCATCCCTTGTGCTTGGCATGTCTATAGCGCAGTATTGCAATATTGGGGTTATTGTGACAGCCCAACTCTGAGTTTAATTTGTTGCATCCTTCCAGCTagataaactataaaaaataaaagttcaaaAGGGGAGTTTTTGAGTCATGATTTGCGCTAACCTGCAGGTTCTTGCCAAGGAAAGCTTGAAGGAAGCCACTCTTCCCGCTGCCCCGGGCGCCCAAGACATTGCAGCGGAAGACACTACGCTGGGTCTGTTTCTTCTGCAAATCGATGCGCTTGTTACGTGTCACTGAAAGAAGCCAGAATGTCAGTTTTTATAAGCAAAAACGTTTTGAACAATGGCAACATGCAGTAaaatctgtgtgtttcttttgtaaTTAACTCTTAACGAAAATCAAACCtcaaagtaaatttaaaaaggtaataaacATTAGGGCTGCATCatatgaggaaaatatgcaATAACATTGTTGAATATTATGACAAAGATATTAgttgcaataaataaacatattgaaGTGTACTCAGTTCTGCCTTTCTGGTGCTTTCAGGaaactgctaaaatacaacaatttgcTAACTGaattaaaaccaataaaaaaagatagTTAAATTTTAAAGTGTAGTTTTCTATTGATACCATCTTTCAACTAAAATaagacacatttttgagtgCAACATTGCAATTTTTCACAGTGTTCATCATGCAGGTAAACATCacaattatgattaaaaaaagaaaaagatatattGTGTAGACCTAGTAAATATAACagaagaaaattaacaaattaaattaaattggtGCATTAttattcactattttttttgttagtttagtTTATCAACAtgcagttataaaaaaaattctcaatcTCAACCCGACTGGTCGGATCAGGTTCAAGCCAAAAATGTGCACTGATTGGCCAGGTTGTGTAGGGCTCAGACTGTGGAATTTATCTATTTGTTTAATAAATtcatgaataattttttttttttaaagtgagcgctgtgtgcttttttattgaaatatttatttaaaatgtaaatccaacatatattatgatattatacatgaattgattgattgatatcaTCGCCCATTTCAGCATCAGACAGCAGTTACTAGCAGGGTGAGAAGCAGAGAGGACGGGACCGGTTCTAGCTTCAACACACATGGGTTTTAATTTTTGgcataaatcacaaaaataaagatgaatttAACTAAAATCTCTTACCTGTAATGGCGGCAGCTTGGGACTCTTGTTCGTAGATGATAGAATAGCCAAGATAACCTAAATACTCCAAACTACGTTGTACATCTAGATACGTTGTTAACCtgccacagaaaacacacaagtcATGATGAGTCCAACAGCACGAGAGATTAATATAAACACggctttgaaaaaatgatctgtGTATTCTTCATAATAATGTATGATCCTACAGGGTTGGTAATGTATCCAGCTTGTATGTAACTAGAATAGGTTTAAGTGTACGTGTGAGTGTATTAATAGATTTGTTCCACACTAACGTCCACTGGGAGAGGTATCCCTGGTATGTGATCCACCCCTGTTCGTTAGTGCAGACCGTGTGGTTCACATCCGGACCCCAGGGCATGTAGGGAAACACTTTGAACAAGTCCTTCACCTCCTCTGGCGACAGCGCACAGTCCCGGTCCTGGATAAAGAGCACATACATTGACTTACAAACttggacataaaaaaacatggctgacggggaaaaaaatgcataaaaattgGCACAGAGAGACACAAGTTTAAGCAGAAAAGTGTCTATCcttataaatataaacaataccttaataataaagaaaaaaaaggaaacactgtcTAACCACTCACTTTGTCATGTTTATCAAAGACACTCTGGAGGAAGAGGTAAGCGTTGTGGTTAAGCTCTGTGGTGCAGTCTGGGGGGATCTTTATCCTGCGATACAGCGGCGGACAGAAACAATCATTTATCAGAGAGCTTGGATCACTCTGGTTCTGCTTTATAAAGTAACAAAGGAGGAATCACATCTAATCATATTAGTCAACCAGAACAATTCAGCAGAGAAGAGGAAATGATAGCATATCTGTAAACTCTGATCAACATGATGGTGCAGGTTTCAAAAGAGGAACAAAGACATTAATTCAAGCACATATAACAACACAAAGATGCTGGTATCTAtatgcaatacaaaaaaatccagataTTACTATATTTTGACCACAATGTCATCAACAAAGATTTGGGCACACACTTGAGCTTTTctcagcatgaaaaaagaaaattaacattttcataaaaaccaaataaaaagaaaaactgaaactgaatgtgtttgtttgcaatGTTTTAAACACAATAAGTACATGAGAACTGGTCAACTCATCATGATAAATAGCGTTaactttgtcagtttttgtctgGAGACAAATGTTCCTATGAGTTTCCTATTAGACTTAAAGCTTTAAATCTACGCTTTGAGTCTGCACTTACATGGGGAACAGGTATTCCTGTGTGAGCTCCAGGTCATCGTCATAACCAAACCTCCTCAGCACAGTCCAGGTGGTCTCGTGTCTGCCTCGCTGGATGAAGAGGGTGTGCAGGAACAAGAAGCCTGCAACAGTCAATTACAGGGGCATGGACACGGTCAACAATTGTCATAAAAGAAAGGACTGAAGAGACATGCAGGGGAGAGGAATTGTTGACATGAAGAAGTGACAAagtggaggaaggagaggagaaacGCAGGAGTGTCTCTCACCTTTGAGTGTGAGTCCGTTATCCTTGACTCCATCTGTCATGTTCCTCCTGACCACGTTCTTCACATCCTCTAAGGCCTGAGGCGCCAGCGGTGTATTGAAACACGTCCTCTGTAGAAATACACAACAAGCGATGTGCTGATGAAAGCCGATTCAGGTTTGATTCATATTTAAACACCCTAAACCAGTCCAGCCGTTTTATtaatgatgaaaacaacaatttcGATATTAAATGTAGTCGTGAAAGTGATGTGAAAATCATTACCTGGAAGAAATTGAGCTCATTGTCATTTAGGATGCCGTCGTTGTCCAGGTCAGACACTTTAAAGATTCTAGTTAAAGCCTTAATGCAAGACGGCTTCAActgaaacacagaagaaaaGTAATCGTTTAGGTGGTTAAATGTCTTTATATAATGGAGACTGATTTAAATCAACAGTAAAAATTGTGGTAGCTCAATTTAGGAATGCACCGATCAAACCTTTTCTCTCCTAGTATGATTCCGAAATCTAAACTCAGGATACCTGCCAATATCGCATGAAGATCTGACACTAGTGGTccttttatcatcatttttatgtgATGTAATATGATACATGGGGTTTCTGTGAGTAggttcttatttttaggtttataTTATCAATTTCCTGCTTCCTTTTGACTGTCTGGCAGTGGGTGGGGCCATCGATTCACACATTGAGACCCAGGTGTCAGTGCGTAAAATTTATTGAGCTGCTGTTGGACTGGAAGAGCACCTACAGCTCTTTGCATTCTTGTCTTTTGCTGCTAGCTGTTGAGACAACTACCTGCAAATGGTTTCCTTGCTGAACCAACAAACAACCACACTtggaaaaagaacatttttaacacaCGCCGTTTTGGCTGGCCGCTCACGGAGCTTGTGCTTGATCTAGACACTGATGCTGACTCGAGATAAGCCTAACGCTGGGTCCACACTGGACCTGAAATGGCTGCAAAGTGTACTGATTTTCCACGGAGCACCGGCTGCTTGCTTTTGATACCCGTGTTGAACAATCAGACCGGACACGCTGGACACACCGATGACCTGAGCTCCACATCAGGCTGATGATCTGCAGAAACAGTTTTGGAGactggtctatttttttttcttctgcgaATTGCGAGCAAAATatggcaggaaaacacactaaatactcTATTATGAATGATATAAAGTATATATTAATGTTCCACGCTGcttgtcagttgtgtctaaacagagagggagggggagagcaGACACCCATAAtctggcaaacacacacacacacacac includes these proteins:
- the rhot1a gene encoding mitochondrial Rho GTPase 1-A isoform X4 → MRKDVRILLVGEPKVGKTSLIMSLVSEEFPDEVPLRAEEITIPADVTPERVPTHIVDYSEAEQSDEQLYQEISKANVICIVYSVNNKKSIEKVTSHWIPLINDRTDKDSRVPLILVGNKSDLVEHSSMETILPIMNQYQDIETCVECSAKNLKNISELFYYAQKAVLHPTGPLYCPEEKELKPSCIKALTRIFKVSDLDNDGILNDNELNFFQRTCFNTPLAPQALEDVKNVVRRNMTDGVKDNGLTLKGFLFLHTLFIQRGRHETTWTVLRRFGYDDDLELTQEYLFPMIKIPPDCTTELNHNAYLFLQSVFDKHDKDRDCALSPEEVKDLFKVFPYMPWGPDVNHTVCTNEQGWITYQGYLSQWTLTTYLDVQRSLEYLGYLGYSIIYEQESQAAAITVTRNKRIDLQKKQTQRSVFRCNVLGARGSGKSGFLQAFLGKNLQKQRRIREDHKSFYAISTTYVYGQEKYLLLHEVMPDFDFLSETDLACDVVCLVYDINNPRSFEYCAKVYKQYFIDSKTPCVVIAAKSDLHEVRQHYSLSPHEFCRKHKLHPPQPFTCSTTDAPSKDIYTRLTTMAMYPSSQPTRSLYSLTQRSVTMLCQLTHRLLAREVTVC
- the rhot1a gene encoding mitochondrial Rho GTPase 1-A isoform X1, translating into MRKDVRILLVGEPKVGKTSLIMSLVSEEFPDEVPLRAEEITIPADVTPERVPTHIVDYSEAEQSDEQLYQEISKANVICIVYSVNNKKSIEKVTSHWIPLINDRTDKDSRVPLILVGNKSDLVEHSSMETILPIMNQYQDIETCVECSAKNLKNISELFYYAQKAVLHPTGPLYCPEEKELKPSCIKALTRIFKVSDLDNDGILNDNELNFFQRTCFNTPLAPQALEDVKNVVRRNMTDGVKDNGLTLKGFLFLHTLFIQRGRHETTWTVLRRFGYDDDLELTQEYLFPMIKIPPDCTTELNHNAYLFLQSVFDKHDKDRDCALSPEEVKDLFKVFPYMPWGPDVNHTVCTNEQGWITYQGYLSQWTLTTYLDVQRSLEYLGYLGYSIIYEQESQAAAITVTRNKRIDLQKKQTQRSVFRCNVLGARGSGKSGFLQAFLGKNLQKQRRIREDHKSFYAISTTYVYGQEKYLLLHEVMPDFDFLSETDLACDVVCLVYDINNPRSFEYCAKVYKQYFIDSKTPCVVIAAKSDLHEVRQHYSLSPHEFCRKHKLHPPQPFTCSTTDAPSKDIYTRLTTMAMYPHARLRCMCACNRCTYCLCQNLLKLELLRSIKAQLRRVVYNSSSQPTRSLYSLTQRSVTMLCQLTHRLLAREVTVC
- the rhot1a gene encoding mitochondrial Rho GTPase 1-A isoform X2, with protein sequence MRKDVRILLVGEPKVGKTSLIMSLVSEEFPDEVPLRAEEITIPADVTPERVPTHIVDYSEAEQSDEQLYQEISKANVICIVYSVNNKKSIEKVTSHWIPLINDRTDKDSRVPLILVGNKSDLVEHSSMETILPIMNQYQDIETCVECSAKNLKNISELFYYAQKAVLHPTGPLYCPEEKELKPSCIKALTRIFKVSDLDNDGILNDNELNFFQRTCFNTPLAPQALEDVKNVVRRNMTDGVKDNGLTLKGFLFLHTLFIQRGRHETTWTVLRRFGYDDDLELTQEYLFPMIKIPPDCTTELNHNAYLFLQSVFDKHDKDRDCALSPEEVKDLFKVFPYMPWGPDVNHTVCTNEQGWITYQGYLSQWTLTTYLDVQRSLEYLGYLGYSIIYEQESQAAAITVTRNKRIDLQKKQTQRSVFRCNVLGARGSGKSGFLQAFLGKNLQKQRRIREDHKSFYAISTTYVYGQEKYLLLHEVMPDFDFLSETDLACDVVCLVYDINNPRSFEYCAKVYKQYFIDSKTPCVVIAAKSDLHEVRQHYSLSPHEFCRKHKLHPPQPFTCSTTDAPSKDIYTRLTTMAMYPHARLRCMCACNRCTYCLCQNLLKLELLRSIKAQLRRVVYNRCSYTCFWLPLFLLLLHVFTLC
- the rhot1a gene encoding mitochondrial Rho GTPase 1-A isoform X3 codes for the protein MRKDVRILLVGEPKVGKTSLIMSLVSEEFPDEVPLRAEEITIPADVTPERVPTHIVDYSEAEQSDEQLYQEISKANVICIVYSVNNKKSIEKVTSHWIPLINDRTDKDSRVPLILVGNKSDLVEHSSMETILPIMNQYQDIETCVECSAKNLKNISELFYYAQKAVLHPTGPLYCPEEKELKPSCIKALTRIFKVSDLDNDGILNDNELNFFQRTCFNTPLAPQALEDVKNVVRRNMTDGVKDNGLTLKGFLFLHTLFIQRGRHETTWTVLRRFGYDDDLELTQEYLFPMIKIPPDCTTELNHNAYLFLQSVFDKHDKDRDCALSPEEVKDLFKVFPYMPWGPDVNHTVCTNEQGWITYQGYLSQWTLTTYLDVQRSLEYLGYLGYSIIYEQESQAAAITVTRNKRIDLQKKQTQRSVFRCNVLGARGSGKSGFLQAFLGKNLQKQRRIREDHKSFYAISTTYVYGQEKYLLLHEVMPDFDFLSETDLACDVVCLVYDINNPRSFEYCAKVYKQYFIDSKTPCVVIAAKSDLHEVRQHYSLSPHEFCRKHKLHPPQPFTCSTTDAPSKDIYTRLTTMAMYPHMAQADLKNSTFWLRASVGATVFAVLGFAMYRALLKQR